In Deinococcus arcticus, a single genomic region encodes these proteins:
- the hpaE gene encoding 5-carboxymethyl-2-hydroxymuconate semialdehyde dehydrogenase has translation MTQTLSPNHELAAQLRDSRLKAGLKHWIGGQWVDAQSGQTFEAHSPVDNSLLTTVASGDAADIDRAARAAHDAFQTWKAVSGAERRKILHRIADLIEKRAQEIAVLESVDTGQAIRFMKSAATRGAENFRFYADRAPGAQDGQSLPAPGFINYTLRQPIGPVGVITPWNTPFMLSTWKIAPALAAGCTVVHKPAEWSPVTATLLAEIMDEAGLPKGVHNLVHGFGESAGKALTEHPLIHAIAFVGETTTGSHIMRQGAETLKRVHFELGGKNPVVVFDDADLDKALDAVVFMIYSLNGERCTSSSRVLVQEGIYDEFTARIAERARNIRVGDPLDPETEVGPLVHPRHFDKVMGYFGKAREEGATIAAGGQRVGDSGNYVSPTLFTGARNDMAIAQEEIFGPVLTAIPFTDEAEALALANGVRYGLAGYLWTNDLTRAHRFAQGLEAGMIWVNSENVRHLPTPFGGVKSSGIGRDGGDYSFEFYMETKNIAVSLGTHKTARLGVGQAAPIAKETAEG, from the coding sequence ATGACCCAGACCCTCAGTCCCAACCACGAACTCGCCGCGCAGCTGCGTGACAGCCGCCTGAAAGCTGGCCTTAAGCACTGGATTGGCGGCCAGTGGGTGGACGCCCAGAGCGGCCAGACCTTTGAGGCCCACTCCCCGGTGGACAACAGCCTGCTGACCACGGTGGCCAGCGGTGACGCCGCCGACATAGACCGCGCCGCCCGCGCGGCCCACGACGCCTTTCAGACCTGGAAGGCGGTGAGTGGGGCCGAGCGCCGCAAAATTCTGCACCGCATTGCCGACTTGATTGAAAAGCGCGCGCAGGAAATTGCCGTGCTAGAGAGCGTGGACACGGGGCAGGCCATCCGCTTCATGAAGTCGGCAGCCACGCGCGGGGCCGAGAACTTCCGCTTCTACGCCGACCGGGCGCCCGGCGCGCAGGACGGCCAGAGCCTGCCGGCCCCCGGCTTTATCAACTACACGCTGCGCCAGCCCATTGGCCCGGTGGGCGTGATTACGCCGTGGAACACGCCCTTCATGCTGTCCACCTGGAAGATTGCCCCGGCGCTGGCGGCGGGCTGCACAGTGGTCCACAAGCCCGCCGAATGGAGCCCGGTGACGGCCACCCTGCTGGCCGAAATCATGGACGAGGCGGGGTTGCCAAAAGGAGTTCACAACCTTGTGCACGGGTTTGGCGAGAGTGCGGGCAAGGCGCTCACTGAGCACCCGCTCATTCACGCCATCGCCTTCGTGGGTGAAACCACGACCGGCAGCCACATCATGCGGCAGGGGGCCGAAACCCTCAAGCGCGTGCATTTCGAGCTGGGCGGCAAAAACCCAGTCGTGGTCTTTGACGACGCCGACCTGGATAAGGCCCTGGACGCCGTGGTGTTCATGATTTACAGCCTGAACGGCGAGCGCTGCACTTCGTCCAGTCGTGTGCTGGTGCAAGAAGGCATCTACGACGAGTTCACGGCTCGCATTGCCGAGCGTGCCCGCAACATTCGCGTGGGCGACCCGCTGGACCCAGAGACGGAGGTGGGGCCGCTGGTTCACCCGCGCCACTTTGACAAGGTGATGGGCTACTTCGGCAAGGCGCGAGAAGAAGGCGCGACCATCGCCGCTGGGGGCCAGCGCGTGGGCGACAGCGGCAACTACGTCTCCCCCACCCTGTTCACGGGCGCGCGCAACGACATGGCGATTGCCCAGGAAGAAATCTTCGGGCCAGTGCTGACCGCCATTCCCTTTACCGATGAGGCCGAGGCTCTGGCCCTGGCCAACGGCGTGCGCTACGGCCTGGCCGGCTACCTGTGGACGAACGACCTGACGCGCGCCCACCGCTTTGCCCAGGGTCTGGAAGCAGGCATGATCTGGGTGAACAGCGAGAACGTGCGGCACCTGCCCACGCCCTTTGGCGGCGTGAAAAGCAGCGGCATTGGGCGCGACGGCGGTGACTATTCCTTCGAGTTCTATATGGAAACGAAGAACATCGCCGTCAGCCTGGGCACGCACAAAACGGCGCGGTTGGGCGTGGGACAGGCGGCACCCATCGCCAAAGAGACGGCGGAAGGATGA
- a CDS encoding endonuclease domain-containing protein, which yields MERFPRDEQNRRARELRRNMTPEEKMLWQRLRGNQLGVAFRRQQALGFYFADFVCFEKRLVIELDGGQHAGSRYDAVRDSELRARGFRVLRFWNNEVAQNLEGVLAQISGAL from the coding sequence ATGGAGAGGTTTCCTCGCGACGAACAGAACAGACGGGCGCGAGAGTTGCGGCGCAACATGACGCCGGAAGAAAAAATGCTGTGGCAGCGGTTGCGAGGGAACCAGCTGGGCGTGGCCTTTCGCAGGCAGCAGGCGCTGGGCTTCTATTTCGCGGACTTCGTATGCTTTGAGAAGCGATTGGTGATTGAGCTGGATGGCGGTCAGCATGCTGGCAGCAGATACGACGCTGTGCGAGATTCCGAATTGCGTGCACGTGGTTTCCGTGTTCTGCGCTTCTGGAACAACGAGGTGGCCCAGAACTTGGAAGGTGTCTTGGCACAAATTAGCGGAGCGCTCTAA
- a CDS encoding NAD-dependent epimerase/dehydratase family protein yields MTTILITGAAGEVGSALRQHLRDFLPAGEYTLRLSDNRDLGEAAPGEELVQADLTDFEQVRAAMDGVNAVIHLGGIANEHTYERIRDVNIDGTYHVLEAAQQAGVRRVAFASSIHTVGFYPRSEVISPDVPVRPDTYYGVSKVLGEALGRMYFDRYGLEFVSVRICSFQPQPKDARHLSTWLSPRDAAQLFARAVTAPDVGYLVVAGISGNTRRWMSPEGWDVLGYVPQDDAEAYAAEVEHLHGDPSDITEQRQGGIFVDSHYTGLAGKEG; encoded by the coding sequence ATGACCACCATCCTCATCACCGGTGCCGCTGGCGAGGTCGGCAGTGCCCTGCGCCAGCACCTGCGCGACTTTCTGCCTGCGGGCGAGTACACGCTGCGCCTCTCGGACAACCGCGATCTGGGAGAGGCGGCGCCCGGCGAGGAACTGGTCCAGGCCGACCTGACAGATTTCGAGCAGGTGCGTGCGGCGATGGACGGCGTGAACGCTGTCATTCACCTGGGCGGCATTGCCAACGAGCACACTTACGAGCGCATCCGCGACGTGAACATCGACGGCACCTATCACGTGCTGGAAGCCGCGCAGCAGGCGGGGGTGCGGCGGGTGGCCTTCGCCTCCTCCATTCACACGGTGGGCTTTTACCCGCGCAGCGAGGTCATTTCCCCTGATGTGCCGGTGCGCCCCGACACCTATTACGGCGTCAGCAAGGTCCTGGGTGAGGCGCTGGGCCGCATGTACTTTGACCGGTACGGCCTAGAATTTGTCAGCGTGCGCATTTGCTCGTTTCAGCCGCAGCCCAAGGATGCCCGGCACCTCAGCACGTGGCTCTCGCCGCGTGACGCCGCGCAACTGTTTGCCCGCGCCGTCACTGCGCCGGATGTGGGTTATCTCGTCGTGGCAGGCATCAGTGGCAACACCCGGCGCTGGATGAGCCCCGAAGGCTGGGACGTGCTGGGCTACGTGCCCCAAGACGACGCCGAAGCCTACGCAGCAGAGGTGGAGCATCTGCACGGCGACCCCAGTGACATCACCGAGCAGCGCCAGGGCGGCATTTTCGTAGATTCACACTACACCGGCCTGGCCGGAAAGGAAGGTTAA
- the hpaB gene encoding 4-hydroxyphenylacetate 3-monooxygenase, oxygenase component gives MGAITGQQFLDRLRQNPPTLYIDGERVTDPTSHPATRNMARSLAGLYDLQHQPELRDLLTFEEGGQRYATSFMVPRTREDLARIGEAHRVRANYALGFLGRAPDYMNANVMAAGVGADYFGACSASVAGDPKRDFAANMRRYFEFVRENDLCLTHALTNPQVNRAKQASEMPDPYIALGVVEETEEGVVVRGARMMATLPIADEILVFPSTVLKENADKSRYAMGFALPCNAPGLSFQCREPFDIGRDPEDHPLGSRFDEQDAFVIFDDVLVPWERVFLLYDVELANKAYAGTDAVLHMAYQVVNLKVAKTEAFLGTAQAIVNAIGSGQFQHVQSKVAEIIVMLEIMKALEVAAVAGATPNAHGVMTPARGPLDAARNYYPAVYARLPELLQLLGASGIIMMPSKADREGPLGPQIQKYLQAGAASADERLKLFRLAWDMSMSSFGGRQSLYEKFFFGDPVRMHSALYEVYNKQPYVDRIQAFLNRAGAPEAVAADD, from the coding sequence ATGGGCGCCATCACCGGCCAGCAGTTCCTCGACCGTCTGCGGCAGAACCCGCCGACCCTGTACATCGACGGCGAACGGGTTACCGACCCCACCAGCCACCCCGCCACGCGGAACATGGCGCGCAGCCTCGCGGGCCTGTACGACCTTCAGCACCAGCCAGAGCTGCGGGACCTGCTCACCTTTGAGGAGGGGGGCCAACGCTACGCCACCTCATTCATGGTGCCGCGCACAAGGGAAGACCTGGCCAGAATTGGCGAGGCCCACCGGGTGCGCGCCAATTACGCCCTGGGATTCCTGGGCCGCGCGCCGGACTACATGAACGCGAACGTGATGGCCGCTGGCGTGGGCGCCGACTACTTCGGGGCGTGCAGCGCCAGCGTGGCAGGCGACCCCAAGCGCGACTTCGCCGCCAACATGCGCCGTTACTTTGAATTCGTGCGCGAGAACGACCTGTGCCTGACCCACGCCCTGACCAACCCCCAGGTCAACCGCGCCAAGCAGGCCAGCGAGATGCCCGACCCCTACATTGCGCTGGGCGTGGTGGAAGAAACCGAGGAAGGCGTCGTGGTGCGCGGCGCGCGCATGATGGCCACGCTGCCCATTGCCGACGAGATTCTGGTGTTTCCCAGCACGGTGCTGAAGGAAAACGCCGACAAGAGTCGGTATGCGATGGGCTTTGCGCTGCCGTGCAACGCCCCCGGCCTGTCGTTCCAGTGCCGCGAGCCCTTCGACATCGGCCGCGACCCCGAAGACCACCCGCTGGGTAGCCGCTTTGACGAGCAGGACGCCTTTGTCATCTTTGATGATGTGCTGGTGCCGTGGGAACGCGTCTTTTTGCTGTACGACGTGGAACTGGCCAACAAGGCGTATGCCGGCACCGACGCCGTGCTGCACATGGCCTACCAGGTGGTCAACCTGAAAGTGGCCAAGACCGAGGCCTTCCTGGGCACCGCGCAGGCTATCGTGAACGCGATTGGCAGCGGGCAGTTCCAGCACGTGCAGAGCAAGGTCGCAGAAATCATCGTAATGCTGGAAATCATGAAGGCGCTGGAGGTGGCGGCCGTCGCAGGCGCCACGCCCAATGCCCACGGCGTGATGACCCCAGCGCGTGGGCCGCTGGACGCCGCGCGCAACTACTACCCCGCTGTGTACGCCCGCCTCCCCGAACTGCTGCAACTGCTGGGCGCCAGCGGCATCATCATGATGCCCAGCAAGGCCGACCGTGAGGGACCGCTGGGGCCGCAGATTCAGAAGTACCTGCAAGCCGGGGCCGCCAGCGCCGACGAGCGCCTGAAGCTCTTCCGCCTGGCCTGGGATATGTCCATGAGCTCCTTCGGCGGGCGCCAGAGCCTGTACGAGAAGTTCTTCTTCGGCGACCCTGTGCGGATGCACTCTGCGTTGTACGAGGTTTACAACAAGCAGCCCTATGTGGACCGCATTCAGGCTTTCCTGAACCGGGCCGGGGCGCCCGAGGCGGTGGCCGCCGATGACTGA
- the hpaD gene encoding 3,4-dihydroxyphenylacetate 2,3-dioxygenase, with translation MTDLSPIRPNVIRIAHAVLTVKSLEASREFYVDLLGMHVLHEEAGALYLRGVEDREWTLKLVQESSARVRHLAYRVGGEADLDALVALAEQEGLPYRWEEELDRPRLLRLQDPFGIPVAFYHQSVKHPWMLQEYHLHRGPGLQRVDHVNVMVPDVERTMRWYMDTLGFRLSEYTVDEQERYWAAWIQRRGGVHDLALTNGPGPRLHHWAYWMPDITAIIRTCDILAGARQPERIERGPGRHGVSNAFFLYIRDPDGHRIELYTSDYITVDPDFEPIRWLRDDPRRQTLWGAKTPRSWFEEASDLEAFDGGVVTAEAGDLTGIPVHVI, from the coding sequence ATGACTGACCTCTCCCCCATTCGCCCGAACGTGATTCGCATTGCCCACGCCGTCCTGACCGTGAAAAGTCTGGAGGCCAGCCGCGAGTTCTACGTGGACCTGCTGGGCATGCACGTGCTGCACGAGGAAGCGGGCGCCCTGTACCTGCGCGGCGTGGAAGACCGCGAGTGGACGCTGAAGCTGGTGCAGGAAAGCAGCGCCCGCGTGCGGCACCTGGCCTACCGTGTGGGCGGCGAGGCCGACCTGGACGCGCTGGTGGCCCTGGCCGAGCAGGAAGGGCTCCCCTACCGCTGGGAAGAGGAGCTGGACCGCCCGCGCCTGCTGCGGCTGCAAGACCCGTTTGGCATTCCGGTGGCCTTTTACCACCAGAGCGTCAAGCATCCCTGGATGCTGCAGGAGTACCACCTGCACCGGGGGCCGGGTCTGCAACGCGTGGACCACGTAAACGTGATGGTGCCGGACGTGGAACGCACCATGCGCTGGTACATGGACACGTTGGGCTTCCGCCTGTCCGAATACACCGTGGACGAGCAGGAGCGCTACTGGGCCGCCTGGATTCAGCGCCGGGGGGGTGTGCACGACCTGGCCCTCACGAACGGCCCTGGCCCCCGGCTGCACCACTGGGCGTACTGGATGCCCGACATCACGGCCATCATCCGCACCTGCGACATTCTGGCCGGGGCGCGCCAGCCCGAGCGCATTGAGCGTGGGCCAGGACGCCACGGCGTCTCCAACGCTTTTTTCCTGTACATCCGCGACCCGGACGGCCACCGCATCGAGCTGTATACCAGCGACTACATCACCGTGGACCCGGACTTTGAACCCATTCGCTGGCTGCGCGACGACCCCCGCCGCCAGACGCTGTGGGGCGCCAAGACCCCGCGCAGCTGGTTCGAGGAAGCCTCGGACCTAGAAGCCTTTGACGGCGGCGTGGTCACCGCTGAAGCGGGCGACCTGACTGGCATTCCGGTGCACGTCATCTGA
- the hpaH gene encoding 2-oxo-hept-4-ene-1,7-dioate hydratase yields MTQDQRVIPDDQLTTLAAELEAAEATGTPLSPFSERFAGMTIADAYAVQRAWVAHKVAGGRRVTGHKIGLTSRAMQMASQITEPDYGALLDDMFFEPNGDIPLSRFVAPKVEVELAFLLKADLQGPNVTVFDVLRATEYVTPAAEIIDARIQRVSRATGKPRKVTDTISDNAANAGVIVGGRAMRPDDLDLRWAAALCIRNGVIEETGVAAGVLGHPAAGIAWLANRLAPHGEGLKAGELVLAGSFTRPVDIASGDVFTFDYGPLGAFSCRFAGEARGGARG; encoded by the coding sequence ATGACCCAAGACCAGCGCGTGATTCCCGATGACCAATTGACGACCCTCGCCGCCGAATTGGAGGCGGCCGAGGCCACCGGCACGCCCCTCTCTCCCTTCAGTGAGCGATTTGCGGGCATGACCATTGCCGACGCCTACGCGGTGCAGCGCGCCTGGGTGGCACACAAGGTGGCGGGTGGGCGGCGCGTGACTGGGCACAAAATCGGCCTGACCTCGCGCGCCATGCAGATGGCCTCGCAAATTACCGAGCCGGATTACGGTGCCCTGCTGGACGATATGTTCTTCGAGCCCAATGGGGACATTCCGCTGTCACGCTTTGTGGCCCCAAAGGTCGAGGTGGAGCTGGCCTTCCTCCTCAAAGCTGATCTGCAAGGTCCAAACGTGACGGTGTTTGACGTCCTGCGCGCCACCGAATATGTGACCCCTGCCGCCGAGATTATTGACGCGCGTATCCAGCGGGTCAGCCGTGCCACAGGTAAGCCCCGCAAAGTCACCGATACCATCAGCGACAATGCGGCGAATGCGGGGGTGATCGTGGGCGGCCGCGCCATGCGCCCCGACGATCTGGACCTGCGCTGGGCGGCGGCCCTGTGCATTCGCAACGGCGTAATAGAAGAAACGGGTGTGGCCGCTGGCGTGCTGGGCCACCCGGCGGCCGGCATTGCGTGGTTGGCCAACCGCCTTGCCCCGCACGGGGAAGGATTGAAGGCCGGGGAACTGGTGCTCGCCGGGTCCTTTACCCGCCCGGTGGACATTGCCAGCGGGGACGTGTTTACCTTTGACTACGGCCCGCTGGGCGCCTTTTCCTGCCGCTTTGCCGGCGAGGCCCGTGGGGGCGCCCGTGGCTGA
- the hpaI gene encoding 4-hydroxy-2-oxoheptanedioate aldolase, which produces MAENAFKSALRRGDTLIGLWLALADPYSAELCAGAGFDWVLIDGEHAPNDVRSTLAALQAVAPYPTHALVRPPIGSAVLIKQLLDIGAQTLVVPMVDTAEQARDLVLATRYPPRGVRGVGAALARASRFGRDAAYLQAADEGVCLIVQVESAAGLEALDEIAAVDGVDGVFIGPADLAASLGHLGHPGHPEVQAAIQQAAARIRRAGKAAGILSTDEAVAHTYLDWGYTFVAVGTDVTLLSRASSALAQRFQAGGPPGT; this is translated from the coding sequence GTGGCTGAGAATGCCTTCAAATCGGCCCTGCGGCGCGGCGACACCCTGATTGGCCTGTGGTTGGCCCTGGCCGATCCTTACAGCGCCGAACTGTGTGCAGGGGCAGGCTTTGACTGGGTGCTCATTGACGGCGAACACGCACCCAATGACGTGCGCTCTACGCTGGCGGCCCTGCAAGCGGTGGCGCCCTACCCCACCCACGCCCTGGTGCGCCCGCCGATTGGCAGTGCGGTGCTCATCAAGCAGCTGCTGGACATAGGCGCGCAGACGCTGGTGGTGCCCATGGTGGACACCGCCGAGCAGGCGCGCGATCTGGTGCTGGCCACCCGCTATCCGCCGCGCGGAGTGCGGGGGGTGGGCGCGGCGCTGGCGCGGGCCAGCCGCTTTGGCCGCGACGCCGCCTATCTGCAGGCCGCCGACGAGGGCGTGTGTCTGATCGTGCAGGTGGAATCGGCGGCGGGCCTGGAAGCGCTGGACGAGATTGCAGCGGTGGACGGCGTGGACGGCGTGTTTATCGGGCCGGCTGATCTGGCGGCCAGTCTGGGGCATCTGGGGCACCCTGGCCACCCGGAGGTGCAGGCCGCGATTCAGCAGGCGGCGGCCCGCATTCGGCGCGCGGGCAAGGCGGCAGGCATCCTTTCCACCGATGAAGCGGTGGCCCACACCTACCTGGACTGGGGCTACACCTTCGTGGCCGTGGGCACCGACGTGACCCTGCTGTCGCGCGCTTCCTCAGCGCTGGCGCAGCGATTCCAGGCCGGCGGCCCTCCGGGCACCTGA
- a CDS encoding diguanylate cyclase — MPINALLINLALLVAGLFVVSLTYVQVRVTEGWAWLAARYLMAVATGFILIVNTIPLAPGLLYDFRTVPVALASRRNGWLAGLLVALPLGAYRWLLGGPGKIPACINLVLVALLAGWGRPAFTRAPETRSAPLYARWWEALQIFALANVMTFVAFTLAGRSVVEALGVYTIYTLLSTVGMIAGHLVVQTRLKALDSAATLGQLAFTDGLTGALNRRQFDLDLPQAGPASYLLLLDLDHFKRVNDVHGHEAGDRVLAAMAGVVRRSVRPSDRVYRLGGEEFAVLLHECQPEAAPVVAERVRANIEGQLATLAAVPMPVTVSGGLVAARGPAPLVAADAQLYAAKAAGRNRIHG; from the coding sequence ATGCCGATCAACGCCCTGCTGATCAATCTTGCGCTGCTGGTGGCGGGGCTGTTCGTCGTCAGCCTGACCTACGTGCAGGTGCGCGTGACCGAGGGCTGGGCCTGGCTCGCCGCGCGATACCTGATGGCCGTGGCCACCGGCTTCATCCTGATCGTGAACACCATTCCCCTGGCGCCGGGACTGCTGTACGACTTCCGCACCGTGCCGGTGGCGCTGGCCAGTCGCCGCAACGGCTGGCTCGCCGGGCTGCTGGTGGCGCTGCCCCTTGGGGCATACCGCTGGCTGCTGGGGGGCCCGGGGAAAATCCCGGCCTGCATCAACCTCGTGCTGGTGGCCCTGCTGGCCGGCTGGGGCCGCCCGGCCTTCACCCGCGCCCCCGAAACGCGCAGCGCGCCCCTCTACGCCCGCTGGTGGGAAGCCCTGCAAATTTTTGCTCTGGCCAACGTCATGACTTTCGTGGCCTTTACCCTGGCCGGCAGATCGGTGGTGGAGGCCCTGGGGGTGTACACCATTTACACGCTGCTGAGCACCGTGGGCATGATTGCCGGGCACCTCGTGGTGCAGACCCGCCTCAAGGCCCTGGACAGCGCCGCCACCCTGGGCCAGCTGGCCTTTACCGATGGCCTGACCGGCGCCCTGAATCGCCGGCAATTTGACCTGGACCTGCCGCAGGCGGGCCCGGCGTCATACCTGCTGCTGCTGGACCTGGACCACTTCAAGCGGGTGAACGATGTCCACGGCCATGAAGCGGGGGACCGGGTGCTCGCGGCCATGGCCGGGGTGGTCCGGCGCAGCGTGCGCCCGTCGGACCGGGTGTACCGGCTGGGCGGCGAGGAATTCGCGGTGCTGCTGCATGAGTGCCAGCCGGAGGCCGCGCCAGTGGTGGCCGAGCGGGTGCGTGCCAACATTGAAGGCCAGCTGGCGACCCTGGCGGCGGTGCCCATGCCGGTCACCGTTTCGGGTGGCCTGGTGGCGGCGCGTGGCCCCGCGCCGCTGGTAGCGGCCGATGCCCAGCTCTACGCCGCCAAGGCTGCGGGGCGCAACCGCATTCACGGCTAG
- a CDS encoding CHAD domain-containing protein has translation MFRKPYQAQDTGPWHEWRKHLKRYRFTAELTGDAPQAVLDVLEELGRLQDAQVAQDLLRAENWVPGHRDALLRREAGAQQQAQARACASCGRP, from the coding sequence ATTTTTCGGAAGCCGTATCAGGCCCAGGACACCGGGCCCTGGCACGAGTGGCGCAAGCACCTCAAACGCTACCGCTTCACCGCCGAATTGACCGGTGACGCTCCCCAGGCCGTGCTGGACGTGCTGGAAGAACTGGGACGCCTGCAAGACGCCCAGGTGGCGCAGGATCTACTGCGCGCCGAGAACTGGGTGCCCGGCCACCGCGACGCGCTGCTGCGCCGAGAAGCCGGGGCCCAGCAACAGGCTCAGGCCCGCGCGTGCGCGAGCTGTGGCCGGCCCTGA
- a CDS encoding CHAD domain-containing protein → MPHFSKTARTLRRLWSALQSGDPGAVHEVRKLTRRAQAQLRVARAPKRTRRAWRDLRRAVAAVRDRDAVGEQLVQALKELKVPPQVLSEFQSTWAGRRSRTFAAVSWPDPPPAVKRPRAWKARVRKTLRRDAHHLLREAEQVFHTDCRPFPYHPGKSLMFLQFPEIRICSCSLRSKKFRNT, encoded by the coding sequence ATGCCGCACTTTTCCAAGACCGCCAGGACGCTGCGCCGGCTCTGGTCTGCCCTGCAATCGGGCGACCCCGGGGCAGTGCACGAGGTGCGCAAGCTCACGCGCCGGGCCCAGGCTCAGCTGCGCGTGGCCCGCGCGCCCAAACGCACCCGGCGGGCGTGGCGGGACCTGCGCCGGGCGGTGGCCGCCGTGCGGGACCGTGACGCTGTGGGCGAGCAGCTGGTGCAGGCCCTGAAGGAGCTGAAGGTGCCGCCCCAGGTGCTGAGCGAATTTCAGAGCACCTGGGCCGGGCGCCGCTCGCGGACCTTCGCGGCGGTCTCCTGGCCGGACCCGCCCCCGGCCGTCAAACGCCCCAGAGCATGGAAGGCCCGGGTGCGCAAGACGCTGCGCCGCGACGCCCATCACCTGCTGCGGGAAGCCGAACAGGTGTTTCATACGGACTGCCGTCCATTTCCGTACCATCCGGGAAAGAGCCTGATGTTCCTCCAATTCCCGGAAATCCGCATTTGTTCCTGCTCCCTCCGGTCGAAAAAATTCCGTAACACATGA
- a CDS encoding TldD/PmbA family protein yields MTMTQTPALLDPGLCADVLHLARAGGADFAELFVEDSHNTGYRLHQGELRDASGGNLFGAGLRLLYGARVVYAYTNDVTAAGLRQLAGDVARARAGQGEVSRQGTGGLDFRRSDVRPLYVARQHPLQARAQDKLALMQRAHHAAAGVGDVKTVDVNYLDRVQRVLIANSEGLWAEDERVWTRLMVNAIAQDGTWRESGFYGPGAGQGLEFFETVPPETIGAEAARMANAMLRAGPAPAGKLPVVIGNAFGGVIFHEACGHILETTSVEKDASVFGDKLGQAIAHPCVSATDDGTIPGAWGMVNVDDEGMPAQRTALIENGVLTSFMVDRVGELKTGHRRTGSGRRQNYTFAPASRMRSTFIEAGEQTPDELIGQLEYGLYARRMGGGSVTPGTGEYNFAVKEAYIIRGGEIAEPVKGASLVGNGAQDLRNIVGVAGDLALGQGMCGSVSGSLPTDVGQPHILISEITVGGRA; encoded by the coding sequence ATGACCATGACCCAGACCCCAGCCCTGCTTGACCCTGGCCTGTGTGCCGACGTGCTGCACCTGGCCCGCGCCGGCGGTGCCGATTTTGCCGAGCTGTTCGTGGAAGACAGCCACAACACCGGGTACCGCCTGCACCAGGGCGAGCTGCGCGACGCCAGCGGCGGCAATCTGTTCGGCGCGGGCCTGCGCCTGCTGTACGGCGCGCGCGTGGTCTACGCCTACACGAACGACGTGACGGCAGCGGGCCTGCGCCAGCTGGCGGGCGACGTGGCCCGCGCCCGCGCCGGGCAGGGCGAGGTGAGCCGACAGGGCACCGGCGGGCTGGATTTCCGCCGCTCAGATGTGCGCCCCCTGTACGTGGCCCGGCAGCACCCGCTGCAGGCCCGCGCCCAGGACAAGCTGGCCCTCATGCAGCGCGCCCACCACGCCGCCGCTGGCGTGGGTGACGTGAAAACCGTGGACGTGAACTACCTGGACCGGGTGCAGCGCGTGCTGATTGCCAACTCGGAGGGGCTGTGGGCCGAGGACGAGCGGGTGTGGACCCGGCTGATGGTGAATGCCATTGCCCAGGACGGCACCTGGCGCGAGAGTGGCTTTTACGGCCCGGGCGCGGGGCAGGGCCTGGAATTTTTCGAGACTGTGCCCCCCGAGACCATTGGTGCCGAGGCCGCCCGCATGGCGAACGCCATGCTGCGCGCGGGCCCGGCGCCCGCCGGAAAGCTGCCGGTGGTGATTGGCAATGCGTTCGGCGGCGTGATCTTCCACGAAGCCTGCGGCCACATTCTGGAAACGACCTCTGTGGAAAAGGACGCCAGCGTGTTTGGCGACAAGCTGGGGCAGGCCATAGCCCACCCCTGCGTGAGCGCCACCGACGACGGCACCATTCCGGGCGCCTGGGGCATGGTGAATGTGGATGACGAGGGGATGCCGGCCCAGCGCACCGCGCTGATCGAGAACGGCGTGCTGACCTCGTTCATGGTGGACCGGGTGGGCGAGCTGAAAACCGGCCACCGCCGCACGGGCAGCGGGCGGCGCCAGAACTACACCTTTGCGCCGGCCAGCCGCATGCGCTCCACCTTCATTGAGGCAGGCGAGCAGACCCCGGACGAGCTGATCGGGCAACTGGAGTACGGCCTCTATGCCCGGCGCATGGGCGGCGGCAGCGTGACCCCGGGCACTGGGGAATACAACTTCGCCGTCAAAGAGGCGTATATCATTCGCGGCGGCGAGATCGCCGAGCCGGTCAAGGGAGCTTCTCTGGTGGGCAACGGCGCGCAGGATCTGCGCAACATCGTGGGCGTGGCGGGCGATCTGGCGCTGGGGCAGGGCATGTGCGGCAGCGTGTCGGGCAGTCTTCCCACCGATGTGGGCCAGCCTCACATCCTGATCAGCGAGATCACCGTGGGGGGCCGGGCATGA